From the Luteolibacter arcticus genome, one window contains:
- a CDS encoding DUF5362 family protein: protein MDNPYQTGAYGSTYPTATGQVSPGVIQALNGTKPWVRLCSVMGFVFAGFMILAGLMMIAGGAIGGMSRSAAAGLGWIQTVVGLFYIAMSLMYLFPAVKLWKYGTSILRLMSTRSAADLEQALEEQRGFWKFVGIVLLISLGLMLVGFVLVIIAGVASAAALSK from the coding sequence ATGGACAATCCCTATCAGACCGGCGCCTACGGCAGCACCTACCCCACCGCCACCGGCCAAGTCTCGCCTGGCGTCATCCAGGCTCTCAATGGCACCAAGCCATGGGTCCGGCTGTGTTCCGTGATGGGATTCGTCTTCGCGGGCTTCATGATCCTCGCCGGCCTGATGATGATTGCCGGCGGTGCCATCGGCGGCATGAGCCGCTCCGCCGCTGCCGGACTCGGCTGGATCCAGACCGTCGTCGGGCTGTTCTACATCGCGATGTCCCTGATGTATCTTTTCCCTGCGGTGAAGCTCTGGAAATACGGCACCTCGATCCTGCGCCTCATGTCCACCCGGTCTGCCGCGGATCTCGAACAGGCGCTCGAAGAACAGCGCGGCTTCTGGAAATTCGTCGGCATCGTGCTCCTGATTTCCTTGGGACTGATGTTGGTCGGTTTTGTCCTCGTGATCATCGCGGGCGTCGCCTCCGCAGCAGCATTGAGCAAGTAA
- a CDS encoding mechanosensitive ion channel family protein — MLADLIGEFWDNPSYQRMAKALIIAVTGIPLVLLVSGVLSRLLRHRLGQQGGDLLARIVRYGGYLMVLVAVLQEFGFNLAAVLGAAGIAGVAIGFASQTSLSNLISGLFIVGERPFEKGDIIEVGNITGTVEEIGLMALTLRTFDNRSVRVPNEMLVKNTVVTVTRYPIRRIDLTIGVAYTESIDRVMRVLRGVADDHPAVLDEPETIIVFNGFGESSLNFMIGAWTIKEDVLKVKNELPLRLKEAFDREGIEIPFPHRVLAGGKSMDPIPVVLREPKPD; from the coding sequence ATGTTGGCCGACCTGATTGGGGAGTTCTGGGACAATCCGTCTTACCAGCGGATGGCCAAGGCGCTGATCATTGCGGTGACCGGCATCCCGCTGGTCCTGCTGGTCTCGGGGGTCCTGTCGCGGTTGCTGCGCCACCGGCTGGGCCAGCAAGGCGGCGACTTGCTGGCGCGGATCGTCCGCTACGGCGGCTACCTGATGGTGCTGGTAGCAGTGCTACAGGAGTTCGGCTTCAATCTGGCCGCCGTGCTCGGCGCCGCGGGCATCGCCGGCGTGGCGATTGGTTTCGCCTCTCAGACCTCGCTGTCGAACCTCATCTCCGGCCTGTTCATCGTCGGCGAGCGCCCCTTTGAAAAGGGCGACATCATCGAGGTCGGAAACATCACCGGCACCGTCGAGGAGATCGGCCTGATGGCGCTCACGCTGCGAACCTTCGACAACCGCTCGGTGCGGGTCCCGAACGAGATGCTGGTAAAGAACACGGTGGTGACGGTGACCCGCTACCCGATCCGGCGCATCGACCTGACCATCGGCGTGGCCTACACCGAGTCGATCGACCGGGTGATGCGGGTGCTGCGCGGGGTGGCCGACGACCATCCCGCGGTGCTCGATGAACCGGAGACGATCATCGTGTTCAACGGCTTCGGCGAGTCGTCGCTCAACTTCATGATCGGCGCGTGGACGATCAAGGAGGACGTGTTGAAGGTGAAAAACGAGCTGCCGCTGCGGCTCAAGGAAGCCTTCGACCGTGAAGGAATTGAAATCCCCTTCCCGCACCGCGTGCTCGCCGGCGGCAAGTCGATGGACCCGATCCCGGTCGTCCTCCGGGAGCCCAAGCCGGACTAA
- a CDS encoding DUF432 domain-containing protein, with amino-acid sequence MAATERWHERTLQDGEWLCANFGNLTLVVLSILEEWRVAPLYGSQCDCLIDAKMPPDDLPWQRWDRGEKDVKLRFRPVFPDRPVIIRPRSPLNLSPRARATFYVGIPAFIELNAHSEGQYERLNAWPSDPPSNTWHGTPISGTLCYSVKTRARRQFVPEDWQEMSIISTIEIANSGSHSRPFERLFYETGHLSVFEHYGRLWSNHARIRTGEKDDSLSGVTFASKPFGEATGGVELTAPRLGRVRRSMLKEAFSTFLGVTHPHD; translated from the coding sequence ATGGCCGCCACCGAACGCTGGCACGAACGGACTCTGCAGGACGGCGAGTGGTTGTGCGCGAATTTCGGCAACCTCACGCTGGTGGTGCTGAGCATCTTGGAAGAATGGCGGGTCGCCCCTCTCTACGGCTCGCAATGCGACTGCCTGATCGACGCCAAAATGCCGCCGGACGACCTGCCCTGGCAGCGCTGGGATCGCGGCGAGAAAGACGTGAAGCTGCGCTTCCGTCCGGTTTTCCCGGATCGCCCGGTGATCATCCGCCCGCGTTCGCCGCTGAACCTTTCGCCGCGCGCCCGGGCCACGTTCTACGTGGGCATTCCCGCCTTCATCGAACTGAACGCCCACAGCGAGGGCCAGTATGAACGGCTCAACGCGTGGCCCAGCGATCCGCCTTCCAACACGTGGCACGGCACGCCGATCTCCGGCACCCTCTGCTACTCGGTCAAGACGCGGGCCCGCCGCCAATTCGTGCCGGAAGACTGGCAGGAGATGTCGATCATCTCGACCATCGAGATCGCCAATTCCGGCTCGCACTCACGGCCCTTCGAGAGGCTGTTTTACGAAACCGGTCACCTGTCGGTCTTCGAGCACTACGGCCGGCTGTGGTCAAATCACGCCCGCATCCGCACCGGCGAGAAGGACGATTCGCTGAGCGGCGTCACCTTTGCCAGCAAGCCGTTCGGCGAAGCGACCGGTGGCGTGGAGCTCACCGCACCGCGGCTCGGCCGGGTGCGGCGCAGCATGCTGAAGGAGGCGTTTTCCACCTTCCTCGGAGTCACTCACCCGCACGACTGA